The following is a genomic window from Candidatus Zymogenus saltonus.
CGGCCTCATCTCCTCGAACTTCTTCGACTCCAGGGATACGGAGTTGATCATAGGAGTGTTTTTAACCTTGTTTACACTCTTCAGGATCACCTCGCTGCTGGAGCTGTCAAGGGATATCCTTGCGTCCTCCACGACGCTCTCCACAATATCCACCATCCAATGGAGGTCCTGAACTTCCGTCTCCAGGTTCGCTCCGGCGTTCAAATCGATGAAGTCGGCGCCCGCCTCGAACTGGTCCTTTGCTTCCTTCGCGATCAGTGCCTCGTCCTTGTTCTCGAGGGCTTGGCGGATACTCTTTCTTGTCGCGTTAATCCTCTCTGCTACTATAATCATCTACAACTACCTCGCTTCTCCTTAAAGCTTAATCATCCCAATATCTTTCGCTCAATTTCTTGTCGATTATCCAAAACAGTCAAAAACCGACCCCCACCCATCCCTCCCCCCCTTTGGCCACCCAACCTTCTTGTCAATTTATTAGGGCGACCCCGCCCGACCGATTTTTAAATAGCATGGAAGGTTTTTTTTGTCAAGATGAATTGTCCGCTATCCAATAATCAATAAAGAAAAAACTCTCGAACTAAACATCCAAGACGGATATCAACGCCAGCATCGTGGGGTATATCATCGGGAACTCCCCCGACTCTCCCCTTTCGAGGGCCTTCTTGGGCGATATCCAGAAAGACTCCGAAACCTCTCCCGTCTCTATCCCCGCCCTCTGCCCCTCGGGCAGGATTGCCGTAAAAAAGATCGTGTAGAAGCGCTGATGTGCGAGGGGTGGCGTAATGAAGAGCTGGAGAAAGCTCAGGCTGAAGGCGGCGTAATAGAAGCCCCTATCGACTACCTGCTCCAAAAAGTGCTCCGAGCTTAAGTCGATAGACGATTTTCTCATCTCCTCGTATACGTCGCCCGAGACGATCTCCCCCTTGCCGTCACATAAGAGGAGCACCCCGGACTCCTCGAAGAGCTCCCTTATCCCGGCGGTGTAAAAGTCGACCGGGCTTACCGAATCCCCGGCATCTAAAATCTCCCCCACCTCCTCGTATTTGACCTGCGGGGTGAAGTCTCTCTCTTCAAACCCGATAACCCTCTCCCGCGCCTCACGGCTTCTGTCCACCCCGTCCACCCTTCCCCCTGGGAAGACGTAAAAACCCCCGAGGAAATCCATTGTGTCGGGCCTTTTTGTCAGGAAGACCTCCCTCTCCCCGTTAAGGCTGCGAACCAGCACCACCGTCGCCGCCGGCCTCGGGATCACCTCTTTACCAGTAGCCATTGGTACTCCTTTACATGGTTTAAGAACTCCCCGATTATCTCGTGGGTCTCGCTCACGATCGATCCGGAGAGGAGGATGTAGCGGATCTCATTATCGTCGCGAACGCCCAGAAGCTCCATCAGGCTCCCCCCGTCGTGCTTGTATCCCAGCCCGTCGACGCCCCTTTTCATATGGTCGAAAGATACCGACACCTCGTTGTGATTGAATAGGATTATCTTCTTGGGCCACCTGTCGGCGCGGTCATCCCGAAACATCTCCGACATGGACTTAGGTATCTCGAAGTCGGAGGAGTGCTCGGAGACCCAGAGGGCCGGCGCCCTCTCCATCGCCGCAGAGATGAACCTCAACGCCCCTGTGTTAAGGTTGATGGTGTCCGGGGCTGAGTCGATGTCGATCCCGAGGTCGTTGATATAGTCAAGCGCCCTGGAGAGACATTCCGCACCGCTCTCATCGACCCCGTCTGGCGCTCTCCCCGGCTTGGCTAACTCAATAAGATCGGACTTCCTAATATCGACGACGGCCGGTAGGTCGCCCAGGATTTCGTTTGCGATAATCAGGTCGAAATCCCCGGCACTTCCAAGAAACTCGAATGCGTCTGAGTTAACGAAATCTACCCTCCCCCCGAACCTTTGCAGAAGCTCCCTCTGCCTGTTCAGAAAGACGGGGCTTACGTCGGCCATTGTGATGGAGATATCTGGGAAGTTCGTTAGCAACCTCTCGGCGAGCCTGCCGTAGCCGCCCCCCACCTCCAGGATGCGGTCTCCGGACCTTATGAGATTGTTTGCCTTGAAAAGATCGGAGATCGTATCGCCGTACATCCGCTTTGTTTTAAGCGCCAGCATATAGGGCGAATCTGTATCCTTGAGGCACTCGCTTATTGTCTGCTCCCAGCCGAGGCTCGCGGCGTCGCTAAGGTGGTATTCGGTGGTGTCGTTGATGGAGATCATGGCCACTACTTGAAGACCTCGGAGAAGGCCTCTATCGCCATATCGATATCCCCGTTGTCTATTCCGAGGTGGGTGACCGCCCTGACCCTGTTTTCGTCCAGGGGGAGCATCAGGACGCCCAGCTTTGACATCTCGATGACCACTTCGATCGCTTTCATGGGGGATTGAGTCACGTCGAAGTAGACGATGTTCGTCTCGACCTCGTCCGGATCGATATTCACCCCCGGCATATCGGAGAGGGCTACGGCCATCCGCTTGGCGTTGTCGTGGTCGTCCTTCAGGCGATCCACGTTGTTTTCGAGGGCATAGAGGGCAGCCGCCGCGGCGATCCCCACCTGCCTCTGCCCTCCCCCGACCATCTTCCTCGCCCTGTGGACCCGATCCATCGTCTCTGTGTCCCCCGCTATAATCGAGCCCATCGGCGCCCCCAGCCCCTTGGAAAAACAGACAGTCACGGTGTCGAAGTATTTTGAATACTCCTTTGCAGGGATCCCGGAGGCCACCTGGGCGTTCAGGAGCCTCGCGCCGTCCATGTGCATCCTAATGCCCTTCTCGTCGGCGAGCTCCCTTATCCTCCTTATCTCGTCGATGGGGATTACAGCGCCGCTCCACCTGTTGTGGGTGTTCTCGATACAGACGAGGGAGGTTATCGGGAAGTGTGGATTTCCCCTCTGCCTGATCTTCGCCTCGACCTGCTCCCTCGTTATGGCGCCCCTATTCCCGTCCACGAGGTTCAGCTGCACCCCGCATATGGCTGCGGCCCCGGCCGCCTCGTAGTAGAAGATGTGGCTCTGGGAGTCGAGGATGACCTCGTCTCCGGGATTGGTGTTCGCTTTAACGGAGAGGAGGTTTCCCATGGTGCCCGAGCAGACGTAGAGCGCCCTCTCCTTTCCGAGCATCTCGGCGACCACCTCCTGAAGCCTGTTTACCGTGGGGTCCTCTCCGAATACGTCGTCTCCCACCTCCGCCTCGTAGATGGCCTTTCTCATCCCCTCGGTCGGCTTAGTTATCGTATCGCTTCTCATATCGATCGTCTTCATATACCAGCCCTATTCCAATATTGACAATTCGTAAAAGTGAAAATCCGTAACAGGTTTAAGATTTTATCAGAAAGAGGCTCACGAGGCAACCATATATTGAATTATATATTGAGAACGATATTGACATGAGCGCGAACTTCTGGTAATTTTCAACTATCCATTAGAAACGGGGATGAGAGATGGGAATCACTTACAAAGACTCGGGCGTTGACATAAACAAGGCGAACCTCTTCGTCAAGAAGATCAAGGAAGACATCGATTCGACAAGGACGGAGGGGGTTATGGGGGAGATAGGTGGGTTCGGGGGATTCTTTCGCCCCGACATCGCCGGCATGAAAGACCCGGTCCTCGTCTCTTCCACCGACGGCGTGGGGACGAAGCTTATTATCGCCCAGATGATGGGGATACACAGAACAGTGGGGATAGACCTCGTCGCGATGGTGGCAAACGACATCATTGTCACCGGCGCCCTCCCAATCTTCTTCCTCGACTACATAGCCACCGGCTCCATCGACGATGGAGTGCTTGCGGATGTCATCTCCGGAATCGCCAAGGGGTGCATAGACGCCGAGTGCGCCCTGATAGGCGGGGAGACGGCCGAGATGCCCGGGTTCTACCCGGAGGGGAAATACGACCTGTGCGGATTCTCGGTGGGTCTGGCGGAGAGGGATTCGGTCATAGACGGCTCCAAGATCGAGGCGGGTGATGCGATTGTCGGCGTTACCTCCTCAGGCCTCCACAGCAACGGGTTTTCCCTGGTGAGAAAGATCGTGTTCGACACGCTGAAGATGAAGCTTGACAACCATGTGGAAGAACTGAAAAAGAGCATCGGGGAGGAGCTCCTGACCCCCACGCGAATCTACGTGAAGATGGCAAAGTCCCTTTTTTTGGGGGAGGTAAAAATCCACGCTATCTCCCACATCACCGGAGGCGGCCTCGTGGACAACATCGAGAGGCTCCTGCCGGAGGGACTATCCGCCGTTATCGACACGAAGAGCTGGGATGTCCCCCCGATATTCCGGTTTATCAAGGAGGCGGGGAAGATCGAAGAGCTGGAGATGATGAGAACCTTCAACAACGGCATAGGGCTTGCCCTAATCGTTCCGTCCGATGAGGTGGATAAGGCGGTCTCCATCCTGAAAAAAAGTGGCGAGTCACCCTCTGTCATCGGCGGGATAGAGAGGAAAAAGGGCGAAGCCAAGGAGGGCGGGAGGGTTCTCTTCAGATAGCCGGGGTCGGCCTGCGGTTCCTTAAAAAGAGTTCACAAATGGTCTATAGAGATTTTCATTGAAGGATTTTTATTGAAGGATTTATATAACAGCTTGAAGGCGGTTTTGACGGAGATTCTAAAGGAAGCACGATGAAAATAAAGAAGTACAGGTTCGAGATTACGCTTGTCGTATCGCTGATTTTAAGCTCGGTCATCATGTACCTGATACACTATCTCATCTTTCACGATCTTCACCATATCGGCATCTACATGATAGGCGATATCGCCATTATGCCCATCGAGGTCCTAATCGTGACGCTCATAATTCACAGGCTCCTTCAGGTCAGGGAGAAGCGCAAGCTGATGACGAAGCTGAACATTGTCATCGGGGCCTTTTTCAGCGAGATAGGGGAAGAGCTGGTAAAGGCCTTCTCGGATGCGGATAAAAATATCGGCGCCATAAGGGGCAAGATACTCGAGACCAACCATTGGTCTAACAGCGAGGTCTCCCTCTTAAGCAAGCTCGTGGACTCATACGAGCCCGAGATCGAGAGCAGGGACTACAACCTTGAAAACCTCAGGTCGTTTCTCTTCGAGCGGAGGGTTTTTCTCCTGCGGCTCCTGGAAAACCCGAACCTCCTGGAGCACGACTCTTTCACCGATCTCCTCTGGGCAGTCACGCATCTCCAGGAGGAGCTATACTTCAGGGAGGATTTTGTAAGCCTCCCCGAGAGCGACTTTGCGCACCTCACCCTCGACATCAAGAGGGCTTACAGATCGGTCATCAAGGAATGGGTGCTCTATATGAAGCACCTTCATGACAATTACCCCTATTTATTCTCCCTGGCGAAAAGGATGAATCCCTTTGACGCCAACGCCTCTATAATCGTGAAATGATCGGCTAAGGGTGTTTTTTCAGACTGGCCTGTCAAGCGCCGAAACGGATGTGGGAACCAAGGAGGGTATATGTTGAAAATAGCCGTATTTATCTCCGGAAGCGGGACAAACCTCCAGTCGATCATCGACAACTGCGAGAGCGGGAGGGTGAACGCCGAGGTCGTGCTTGTCCTCTCCAACGAGCCGGACGCCTACGGGATCGAGCGGGCCAAAAAACACAACATCCCGGCGATCGTGGTAAATCACAGGGATTACGCCTCCCGAAAGGAATTTGAGGATACGGTTTTAAAATCGATAAGCGACTACGAGATAGACCTGATCTGTCTCGCCGGCTTTATGCGCGTCCTCACCAACAACTTTCTCGCGAGATTCCCGAACAGGATCATCAACATCCACCCCGCCCTCCTCCCATCGTTCGCCGGGACCCAGGGTCAGCAGGACGCCTTCGACTACGGTGTCAAGTTCACCGGCTGCACTGTCCACTTTGTGGACGCGGACGTGGACACCGGCCCCATTATAATTCAGGCGGTCGTGCCCCTGAAACAGGACGACACCGTGGAGACGCTGAAGAAAAGGATATTGGCCCAGGAGCACAAGATCTACCCCCAGGCGATTCAGTACATCGCTAAAGGGGCGGTTAAGATTGTCGGCAGGAAGGTGGTCATTAAGGACCTCGGCGATATTAACGACTTCGCCGAGATAAATCCCCCGGCGTCGATCTTTGATTAATAACGTGCCCCTGTGGGATTCGCCCGTACTGTTTTTGCAGCTTAAGGGGTGGCTTAGTGTTCCACTGACAAGTAGGAGCTTGTCGGTAACACCCGGCGCAAAGAGCAGACCATCGGTTTCCATTTCCCAAGGGAATGTCAGTATGTTTCCGGTTCCCCGCTTTCCGAGGGAGTTACATACATAATGATAGGATAAGGCACATTCCAAAAGCAGCAAACGAGATGTATTTCGTAAGCGCCTGCCTCGTTGGAGAAAACTGCCGATACGACGGCAACAACTCCTACTCCAAAAGGGTTACCGAGTTTCTCTCCGACAAGGAGTACATCGCCATGTGCCCCGAGGAGCTGGGAGGGCTTACCACGCCGAGGGCGCCGTCCTCCTTCATCGGGGGGACGGGAGAGGACGTCCTCTTAGGCAGTGCGAAGATCATCGACGCCGACAAAAAGGAGAGGACAAGAGAGTTCATCAAGGGGGCGGAGAGATCGCTTAGCGCGATAAGGGAGAGGGGAATCACCCACGCAATACTCAAGGAGAGAAGCCCCTCCTGCGGCGTACGGGAGGTCTACCTCAAGGGGAAAAGGGTCGAGGGGATGGGTGTCACCGCGGCCCTTTTTACGAGGGAGTCGATTGTTATTCTCTCCGACGAGGAGATATGAAATGAGAGAAGGAGATGAGAGAAGATATTAGATGAAAGAAAAGAGCAGGATCGTGTCCCTGAACAGCAGCTACAGGAGAAAGGGAAACACCAACCGTATGGTCGAAGAGGTCCTGAAGGGGTGCAGGGAGGCGGGGACCAAAACGGATCACATCTTCTTGATGGAAAAGGATATCAAGGCGTGCCTCGGCTGCTTGAAGTTCTCGAAATACAACGAGGAGACGTTTGGAAGGTGCGTCCAGAAGGACGACATGAGGGGGCTCCTCAAAAAGGTCGTCTTCGCCGACGGACTGATCGTAGCCTGCCTGGTCTACTGTGGGAACATGAACGCCCACATGGTGAAGTTCATGCACCGGATGTCGCCCCTCGCCTACGACAAGTCGCTTGACGGCGGCATGGTGGGAATCCCCGTCTACAAGCTCAAGCCGACAAAGCCGGGGATGTACATCACCAGCATGATCGCCCCCTTCCCTCTGAACCGGGTCATGGGCGTCTACCGCAATTTCTACAAGATGCTGAGACTCGTCCTGAGGCTCGCCGGCTTCAAGGCCGACTACGTCCTCAACGTGGGCGGATCGGAGGAGAAGACATCCATTCCAAATAGGGAGGAGATGAAAAGTAAGGCCTTTAAGCTGTGCATGAAGCTCGCCGGGCATTAGGCCGATATTCTCATTTTAGTAACGGTAATCGCCCCGCAACCAAAACGGGGCGTTTTTTGCCGTAATCCAACTGTCTTTTAGGCGCGGCGGCGGGCCTCACAAATTTCCTTGCATTCAAGGAAATTCATTATACAATTATAGATAGGTCGTTTGAATATCGATAAAGATGCTCAATGTTTTAATAAGGGAGTCAAATCATGAACGGGGAGGGACAAAACGAGAACGGTGAAGTGAGGGGAAAGATGAGGAGTCAGTGGTGGGTAAAAGAAGACTGGGGGAAACGGTGGCGGCAAAGCGACAGGCTTCACGCGGTCGGCTGGGCGGCGATCTTTATTTGGGCGGGTCTGGTTCTTCTGGCGGAGAGCACCGATTACGTCGCCAACTTTTACTGGTGGGACGGCTGGTTTGTCTTCTTTGCCGGGGCAGGTATAATCGTGCTCATTCAGGCGGTTGTTCGGGCGCTCGTTCCCGCCTTCCGCAGGCGGGTGATAACCACTTTTGTGATCGGATTCATCCTCCTCTCGATAGGGTTGGGAGAGCTTTTCGGCTTATTGTGGCCGTTTCTCTTGATTTCTATCGGGATAATCATTCTGGTGAGGAGTTTTGTGGGCCGGAGCTGACCGCCTTAGATTGTATCGGCTTTGCCGGCAGACTCAAACGTTGGTAATTAAGGATCGCCGGCCGATTCAATGCTTTTTTGAATTGATCAATTTCAATCCACCGCCGGGGATTTATTCCTGTTTCAGATAAATCCCATATCTTTTAAAGGGAGTCAATCGTGGAACATTATAAAGGCCTTTTTGAAAATAAGGTCGCCGTCGTCACCGGCGCCGCCTCCGGCATCGGAAAGGCGGTCTCCCTTGAGCTTGGGAGGTCGGGAGCAAACGTTGTCTGCGTAGACAAGGACGGCGAGGGCGCAAGGGATACCGCCTCATCGATTAAAAAGGAAGGGGGAACGGCCGAAGCCGTAATCCTCGACGTTACCGACGGAAAGGCGGTCGAGGCCCTGATAAAAAAGACCGCAAGAGAACATGGAAGGATAGACTACATCTTCAACAACGCCGGAATCGGCGTCGGGGGGGAGGTGCGTGACCTCAAGCCCGACCACTGGAAGAAGATCATCGACGTCAACCTCTGGGGAGTCATACACGGCACGCTTGCCGCCTATCGGATAATGATCGATCAGGGTTTCGGTCACATCGTCAACACCGCATCCCTTGCGGGCCTCGCCCCGACCCCCATCAACACCCCTTATGCCGTCACGAAGCACGCTGTAGTTGGATTATCCACCTCTCTCAGGGCCGAGGCGCGCGACCTCGGCGTAAAGGTGAGCGCCGTCTGCCCCGGCGTAATCGAGACCAATATCCTCTACAAGAGCGAGATGCTGAAGGCGGACCGAAAGGAGGCGCTGGCCCAGGTCAGGATTAAAAGGATGAACGTCGACAAGGCCGCAAGGGACATATTGAAAGGGGTTAAAAAGAACAAGCCGATCATTGTGATCACGCCCCACGCCAAAGTCCTCTGGCGGATTCAGAGGTTCTTCCCATACGTTATAAATTTCATCTCCCTTCTGGCCGTCAGGGAGTTCAGGAAGATAAGGGTGGACGATGAAAAAACTGCTGTCAAGAGAAAGGATTAGCGATGAAAGTTGTGGCCGTAAACGGAAGCCCCAGAAAAGATGGAAACACCAATGCCCTTATCAAGCACGTCTTTAAAGTCCTCGAAGACGAGGGGATAGAGACGGAGCTTATCGAGCTTCGGGGAAAAAAGATGGGGGGGTGCATGGCGTGTCTGAAGTGCTTTGCCAACAAAGACGGGAAGTGCGCCGTAAAAAACGATTTCCTGAACGAGTGCGTCGCCAAGATGGCCGAGGCCGATGGGATTATCCTCGGCTCCCCCACCTATTTTTCGGACGTTACCGCAGAGATGAAGGCGTTGATAGACAGATCGGGAATGGTGGCGATGGCAAATGACGCCATGTTCAAGAGAAAGGTGGGAGCGGGAATCGTCGCCACGAGACGCACCGGCGCAATCCACGCTC
Proteins encoded in this region:
- a CDS encoding NUDIX domain-containing protein, yielding MATGKEVIPRPAATVVLVRSLNGEREVFLTKRPDTMDFLGGFYVFPGGRVDGVDRSREARERVIGFEERDFTPQVKYEEVGEILDAGDSVSPVDFYTAGIRELFEESGVLLLCDGKGEIVSGDVYEEMRKSSIDLSSEHFLEQVVDRGFYYAAFSLSFLQLFITPPLAHQRFYTIFFTAILPEGQRAGIETGEVSESFWISPKKALERGESGEFPMIYPTMLALISVLDV
- a CDS encoding class I SAM-dependent methyltransferase is translated as MAMISINDTTEYHLSDAASLGWEQTISECLKDTDSPYMLALKTKRMYGDTISDLFKANNLIRSGDRILEVGGGYGRLAERLLTNFPDISITMADVSPVFLNRQRELLQRFGGRVDFVNSDAFEFLGSAGDFDLIIANEILGDLPAVVDIRKSDLIELAKPGRAPDGVDESGAECLSRALDYINDLGIDIDSAPDTINLNTGALRFISAAMERAPALWVSEHSSDFEIPKSMSEMFRDDRADRWPKKIILFNHNEVSVSFDHMKRGVDGLGYKHDGGSLMELLGVRDDNEIRYILLSGSIVSETHEIIGEFLNHVKEYQWLLVKR
- a CDS encoding aminotransferase class I/II-fold pyridoxal phosphate-dependent enzyme; translation: MKTIDMRSDTITKPTEGMRKAIYEAEVGDDVFGEDPTVNRLQEVVAEMLGKERALYVCSGTMGNLLSVKANTNPGDEVILDSQSHIFYYEAAGAAAICGVQLNLVDGNRGAITREQVEAKIRQRGNPHFPITSLVCIENTHNRWSGAVIPIDEIRRIRELADEKGIRMHMDGARLLNAQVASGIPAKEYSKYFDTVTVCFSKGLGAPMGSIIAGDTETMDRVHRARKMVGGGQRQVGIAAAAALYALENNVDRLKDDHDNAKRMAVALSDMPGVNIDPDEVETNIVYFDVTQSPMKAIEVVIEMSKLGVLMLPLDENRVRAVTHLGIDNGDIDMAIEAFSEVFK
- a CDS encoding phosphoribosylformylglycinamidine cyclo-ligase, whose amino-acid sequence is MGITYKDSGVDINKANLFVKKIKEDIDSTRTEGVMGEIGGFGGFFRPDIAGMKDPVLVSSTDGVGTKLIIAQMMGIHRTVGIDLVAMVANDIIVTGALPIFFLDYIATGSIDDGVLADVISGIAKGCIDAECALIGGETAEMPGFYPEGKYDLCGFSVGLAERDSVIDGSKIEAGDAIVGVTSSGLHSNGFSLVRKIVFDTLKMKLDNHVEELKKSIGEELLTPTRIYVKMAKSLFLGEVKIHAISHITGGGLVDNIERLLPEGLSAVIDTKSWDVPPIFRFIKEAGKIEELEMMRTFNNGIGLALIVPSDEVDKAVSILKKSGESPSVIGGIERKKGEAKEGGRVLFR
- a CDS encoding phosphoribosylglycinamide formyltransferase yields the protein MLKIAVFISGSGTNLQSIIDNCESGRVNAEVVLVLSNEPDAYGIERAKKHNIPAIVVNHRDYASRKEFEDTVLKSISDYEIDLICLAGFMRVLTNNFLARFPNRIINIHPALLPSFAGTQGQQDAFDYGVKFTGCTVHFVDADVDTGPIIIQAVVPLKQDDTVETLKKRILAQEHKIYPQAIQYIAKGAVKIVGRKVVIKDLGDINDFAEINPPASIFD
- a CDS encoding DUF523 domain-containing protein, yielding MYFVSACLVGENCRYDGNNSYSKRVTEFLSDKEYIAMCPEELGGLTTPRAPSSFIGGTGEDVLLGSAKIIDADKKERTREFIKGAERSLSAIRERGITHAILKERSPSCGVREVYLKGKRVEGMGVTAALFTRESIVILSDEEI
- a CDS encoding flavodoxin family protein codes for the protein MKEKSRIVSLNSSYRRKGNTNRMVEEVLKGCREAGTKTDHIFLMEKDIKACLGCLKFSKYNEETFGRCVQKDDMRGLLKKVVFADGLIVACLVYCGNMNAHMVKFMHRMSPLAYDKSLDGGMVGIPVYKLKPTKPGMYITSMIAPFPLNRVMGVYRNFYKMLRLVLRLAGFKADYVLNVGGSEEKTSIPNREEMKSKAFKLCMKLAGH
- a CDS encoding SDR family NAD(P)-dependent oxidoreductase → MEHYKGLFENKVAVVTGAASGIGKAVSLELGRSGANVVCVDKDGEGARDTASSIKKEGGTAEAVILDVTDGKAVEALIKKTAREHGRIDYIFNNAGIGVGGEVRDLKPDHWKKIIDVNLWGVIHGTLAAYRIMIDQGFGHIVNTASLAGLAPTPINTPYAVTKHAVVGLSTSLRAEARDLGVKVSAVCPGVIETNILYKSEMLKADRKEALAQVRIKRMNVDKAARDILKGVKKNKPIIVITPHAKVLWRIQRFFPYVINFISLLAVREFRKIRVDDEKTAVKRKD
- a CDS encoding flavodoxin family protein, with the translated sequence MKVVAVNGSPRKDGNTNALIKHVFKVLEDEGIETELIELRGKKMGGCMACLKCFANKDGKCAVKNDFLNECVAKMAEADGIILGSPTYFSDVTAEMKALIDRSGMVAMANDAMFKRKVGAGIVATRRTGAIHALATINLFFLISNMIVVGSSAWNVGFGFTEGEVENDIDGIQYMKDLGENMAWLLKKVNG